A portion of the Glycine max cultivar Williams 82 chromosome 10, Glycine_max_v4.0, whole genome shotgun sequence genome contains these proteins:
- the LOC100782562 gene encoding probable acetyltransferase NATA1-like → MAAAAPPPAPTPAPEPATSLPETTPLFTRIRLATPSDVPHIHKLIHQMAVFERLTHLFSATESSLSSTLFTSPPFQSFTVLLLEASPTPFLNSTLNPNPFYKPITKLLNLSNPINDPESDTFKTLDGVTVVGFVLFFPNYSTFLGKPGFYVEDLFVRECYRRKGFGRMLLSAVAKQAVKMEYGRVEWVVLDWNVNAIRFYQEMGAEVLNEWRVCRLTGEALQAYGGAD, encoded by the coding sequence ATGGCCGCCGCAGCACCGCCCCCGGCCCCAACTCCAGCCCCGGAGCCCGCCACATCCCTCCCGGAAACCACCCCTCTCTTCACCCGCATCCGCCTCGCCACCCCTTCCGATGTTCCCCACATCCACAAGCTCATCCACCAGATGGCCGTCTTCGAACGCCTCACCCACCTCTTCTCCGCCACCGAGTCCTCCCTCTCCTCCACCCTCTTCACTTCCCCACCCTTCCAATCCTTCACCGTCCTCCTTCTAGAAGCCTCCCCCACCCCCTTCCTCAATTCAACCCTAAACCCAAACCCTTTCTACAAACCCATCACCAAACTCCTTAACCTTTCCAATCCCATCAACGACCCCGAGAGCGACACGTTCAAAACCCTCGACGGTGTTACCGTTGTTGGGTTTGTGTTGTTTTTTCCGAACTATTCGACTTTTCTAGGGAAGCCAGGGTTTTACGTGGAAGACCTGTTCGTGAGGGAGTGTTACAGGAGGAAAGGGTTTGGGAGAATGTTGCTGTCTGCGGTGGCGAAGCAGGCGGTGAAGATGGAGTACGGAAGAGTCGAATGGGTTGTTCTCGATTGGAATGTGAATGCGATTAGATTTTATCAAGAGATGGGTGCTGAGGTCTTGAACGAGTGGAGGGTTTGCAGGTTGACTGGGGAGGCACTTCAGGCTTATGGAGGTGCTGattag